The following coding sequences are from one Nymphalis io chromosome 5, ilAglIoxx1.1, whole genome shotgun sequence window:
- the LOC126768424 gene encoding uncharacterized protein LOC126768424 isoform X7 has translation MVVGESKRTANIMDGIENTGDVRLHDHRLRLKQRFDIVRKLGQGTYGKVQLGINKKTGQEVAIKTIKKCKIETEADLIRIRREVQIMSSVRHPNIVHIYEVFENSEKMILVMEYCSGGELYDYLSQKKVLEEDEARRLFRQIATAVYYCHIHKICHRDLKLENVLLDDTGSAKIADFGLSNVFKESSLLSTFCGSPLYASPEIVKGTPYIGPEVDCWSLGVLLYTLVYGAMPFDGSNFKRLVRQISNGDYYEPKNPSTASPLIRDMLTVDPLKRADIVYICDHPWVNTGCETSCLEMSEALAAETPVRLDLLLSLAPAAPSSSSVVVPPEADLGPEESCTDLTSSTSMAVEPSTSAEKRILELVAEGGEDAIKPSPTRTLVAPADGRRRLDAPRASCASMAPLSPALPEEDAKFDSPPPERPSEDSKQFTQPSLKSSATMTISPAPAAPPAPTLEQNEVIENTVKEEGPKDKTKVVIKKKVSPPKCDENSEKLEEPKDTTKSSSVSATMDKLSSPSLTQPTPVPAPAKPKKLSIPGGHVGSFKEQFERRASLTAAPEIKRNITKPVVSKIAKPKAQSEDRELSSKSADNGAVRLQQIGIQPSPAARGVQKADSEPAPGALDAAALLQDARRSLQNSMAKLAEERAGEDSRRRAARDIISSAIRTGKPPVPYGRSSSAGVAGLLAPAGPPPAAPPPAPRVFRTEALHRVEDHRNRGVSVERIIPITMPGEEPSSATPPSAGTPTSPATPVASPPASLTSPISPISPAGSRVTQTPLRRLTSVESASEAGSPSAGEPIKKSAREFIIPIAVEGKGYVTPRQRSLEPERRARPKRISSLVSGGESEEEDDTHMHRLRSTRAARAESVSSGEEDEEDEGFHLLTAENLFSTLLHRVRALTQRLNGEEGPGFQHPHSLFYNLQSPFFNRREGWGSRELHAPFDSMFGKARPATPRGSSKKTGKHQTRASPNSETDAPDALDLSDLDLSAIEFSEREMQALSGLTPALSRRLQRHLLAHLPPRAAARLRRTLSLHAAPPAPSEPLENTAPEKLENIDIEKSDFNDEPVDSSASQFCTLPRVRRRRTLSREPDSPPPVSEFGQESHSKLDSSAKDSDSSKGESIRYAQERPLLSKYLAPERNLSLDETTYSSDGGSILSEPSYIAAYGSPAVINTPGSNFRRHSLRLSGDQSKKRISRFLRSDFFDTPSDESSYAKHKKEKEIETQKILKEIRDKKNKALETVTRSPIEVNDSQLASKDECSTRKCLSPMTNLILKDRSRSNTPFFPSLGNIKETNLDSSVVVKQTKDLKECNEAKHKVPNLDSKLSRPKSYPIKNIEKYDDTNKNVVTDSCRNDDNEIEDRKIGRESKLMRPKSYPTSSPSPEKVYLNRNNKKEDVKTSNETTNVLDGKTDVEVSFSITLPKKSKSLATKSDSQTELESTGSKLENKIGNDSLTLKKYKVINLKDKNEKSDISEVKVENCNDELKTIKNGTLRDDVKLMSPENQVNEKKPVIKKKIVKKVSSKSKTDLSISDVNESKNSGDKKKVIKKVKEKDKNVDDTNKTTTVPKKKSVLQSIGHKLEKFASTKSNSPEKVAYNSIPLNDKNNDSSKQNRNQREHSVPASVESISESNLIKRAVTISNVAALENSNQNKTTVSKVLGLFKKFEPKEKSTKSVIEKNCKENINTNKECIVKNENVANSIDSEEKPKRPNSLLLNGLGRKSRFNRSSSEDDSVTKVENNEQVLKKENDSKNTLKLDFSRLPRVKKIVPTNAVIEPQVINYSDVEKYVDKNDVLDKNKLLLDSDLKDYCDTLKRSRSRSRSIYSNSDIKSDTSIDVKNKHVGNDSTHHVSIRNHESISPEKEDIVDRIRRKSFYSRFNEKKQRRKSSLVGPGATEYDPLARIHSHATESKYDASPTSPGNYDLSPGLSVGSDISPSTERYRSLLSDLPINTRSNYRYDGINDKVDLYRSLDRKYSGTRSYLDYDQPSSYNSNRYSRTKSLFESTDPTEDQSYGLPRDTLKYSRTNSLFSPGSYATYRPKRTRNSAIILKESEKEPSPENILDKIRQKKISISVTRKPDPEKESVPRSNVTSKSEGDSSERTPKID, from the exons ATGGTGGTGGGCGAGAGCAAGCGTACCGCAAATATAATGGACGGGATCGAAAACACGGGGGACGTCCGCCTCCACGACCACCGGCTTCGGCTCAAACaaag attCGATATAGTCAGAAAACTAGGTCAAGGCACATACGGGAAGGTTCAGCTCGGCATCAATAAGAAGACTGGGCAGGAAGTGGCTATCAAgacgataaaaaaatgtaaaattgaaaCTGAGGCCGATCTCATTCGTATCAGAAGAGAGGTTCAGATTATGTCCTCCGTCAGACATCCTAATATCGTACATATTTATGAag tATTCGAGAACAGCGAGAAGATGATTCTTGTAATGGAGTACTGTTCAGGCGGTGAACTCTATGACTACCTTAGCCAGAAAAAAGTATTAGAAGAAGACGAAGCCAGAAG GTTATTCCGGCAGATTGCAACCGCTGTTTATTATTgccatatacataaaatatgccATAgagatttaaaattagaaaatgtTTTACTCGATGACACTGGGAGCGCTAAG ATTGCTGATTTCGGTCTTTCGAACGTTTTCAAAGAATCATCTCTACTGTCGACATTTTGTGGATCACCGTTATACGCTTCTCCAGAAATAGTTAAAGGAACACCGTACATAGGACCTgag GTGGATTGTTGGTCATTAGGGGTATTACTCTACACTCTAGTCTATGGAGCGATGCCGTTTGATGGTTCGAACTTCAAGCGTCTGGTCAGACAGATCAGCAATGGCGATTATTATGAACCAAAAAACCCATCGA CGGCGTCGCCCCTGATACGGGACATGTTGACTGTGGATCCACTAAAGCGGGCGGACATCGTCTATATCTGTGACCATCC CTGGGTGAACACGGGCTGCGAGACGTCCTGCCTCGAGATGTCGGAGGCGCTGGCGGCCGAGACGCCCGTGCGCCTGGACCTGCTGCTGTCGCTGGCGCCCGCCGCGCCGTCCAGCTCGTCCGTCGTCGTGCCGCCCGAG GCGGACCTCGGCCCGGAGGAGAGCTGCACGGACCTCACCAGCTCCACGTCGATGGCCGTCGAGCCGAGTACTTCCGCCGAGAAGAGAATCCTGGAACTCGTAGCCG AGGGCGGCGAGGACGCCATCAAGCCGTCGCCGACGCGCACGCTGGTGGCGCCCGCCGACGGCCGGCGCCGGCTGGACGCGCCGCGCGCCAG TTGTGCAAGTATGGCTCCGCTGTCTCCCGCTCTACCGGAGGAGGATGCTAAGTTCGATTCTCCGCCGCCGGAACGACCGTCTGAGGATTCG AAACAGTTTACACAACCTTCATTGAAATCATCAGCAACAATGACGATATCTCCCGCCCCAGCAGCGCCACCCGCGCCAACGTTAGAACAAAACGAAGTTATAGAGAACACGGTGAAAGAGGAAGGCCCCAAAgataaaactaaagtcgttattAAGAAGAAAGTATCGCCGCCGAAATGTGACGAAAATTCGGAAAAATTGGAGGAGCCCAAG gaTACGACCAAATCGAGTTCTGTATCGGCGACGATGGACAAACTGTCGTCACCGTCGCTCACTCAGCCGACGCCTGTGCCTGCGCCTGCTAAACCTAAGAAGCTTTCTATACCAG GAGGTCACGTTGGAAGCTTCAAGGAGCAATTCGAGAGACGAGCCTCTCTCACGGCTGCTCCGGAAATTAAGCGGAATATTACCAAACCAG TCGTGTCGAAGATCGCGAAGCCGAAAGCTCAAAGCGAGGACCGCGAGCTGTCGAGCAAGTCGGCCGACAACGGCGCCGTGAGGCTGCAACAGATAGGCATCCAGCCGTCGCCG GCGGCGCGCGGCGTGCAGAAGGCCGACAGCGAGCCGGCGCCGGGCGCGCTGGACGCCGCCGCGCTGCTGCAGGACGCGCGCCG GAGCCTCCAGAATTCGATGGCGAAGTTGGCGGAGGAACGCGCCGGGGAGGACAGTCGCCGTCGCGCCGCCAGGGACATTATCTCCTCTGCCATTCGCACAG GCAAGCCGCCGGTACCCTACGGGCGCTCGTCGTCGGCCGGGGTGGCGGGCCTGCTGGCCCCGGCCGGGCCCCCTCCCGCCGCCCCGCCCCCCGCGCCGCGCGTGTTCCGCACCGAGGCGCTGCATCGCGTCGAGGACCATCGCAACAG GGGCGTATCCGTGGAGCGCATCATCCCGATTACGATGCCGGGCGAGGAGCCGTCGTCGGCCACGCCGCCCTCCGCCGGCACGCCCACGTCGCCCGCCACGCCCGTCGCCTCGCCGCCCGCCTCGCTGACCTCGCCCATCTCGCCCATCTCGCCCGCAGGGTCGCGCGTCACTCAAACGCCGCTCAG ACGCCTGACGTCGGTGGAGTCGGCGAGCGAGGCGGGTTCGCCGTCGGCGGGCGAGCCCATCAAGAAGTCAGCGCGCGAGTTCATCATCCCCATCGCGGTGGAGGGCAAGGGCTACGTCACGCCGCGCCAGCGCAGCCTGGAGCCCGAGCGCCGCGCGCGCCCCAAACGCATCAG CAGTCTAGTCAGCGGTGGCGAGTCGGAAGAGGAAGATGATACGCACATGCACAGATTAAG atCTACACGAGCTGCACGTGCGGAATCTGTGAGTTCCGGGGAAGAAGACGAGGAAGACGAGGGCTTCCACCTTCTCACCGCTGAGAATCTCTTCTCCACTCTATTACACAGG GTGCGCGCGCTCACCCAGCGACTCAACGGCGAGGAGGGCCCCGGCTTCCAACACCCGCACTCGCTCTTCTACAACCTGCAGTCGCCCTTCTTCAACAG GCGCGAGGGCTGGGGCTCGCGCGAGCTGCACGCGCCGTTCGACTCCATGTTCGGCAAGGCGCGGCCCGCCACGCCCAGAG GTAGTAGTAAGAAAACCGGCAAGCACCAAACGAGAGCCTCACCTAACTCGGAGACGGACGCCCCCGACGCCCTGGATCTGTCGGACCTGGACTTGAGCGCCATAGAGTTCTCGGAGCGCGAGATGCAGGCGCTGTCGGGGCTCACGCCGGCGCTGTCGCGGCGCCTGCAGCGCCACCTGCTGGCGCACCTgccgccgcgcgccgccgcccgcctgCGCCGCACGCTGTCGCTgcacgccgcgccgcccgcTCCCAGCGAACCGCTCGAGAATACAGCTCCCGAAAAGCTCGAAAATATCGATATCGAAAAATCCGATTTCAACGATGAGCCCGTCGACTCGTCTGCGTCGCAATTTTGTACCCTGCCTCGTGTCCGGCGACGTAGGACCCTCTCGAGAGAACCCGACTCGCCGCCTCCCGTTTCGGAATTCGGGCAAGAGAGTCATTCAAAATTAGACTCATCAGCTAAAGATTCCGATAGTTCGAAAGGTGAAAGCATACGGTATGCGCAGGAACGGCCGTTATTGAGTAAATATTTAGCGCCTGAAAGAAATTTGTCTTTGGACGAGACGACGTATTCGTCGGACGGCGGTAGTATATTGTCGGAACCTAGTTATATTGCAGCGTATGGATCACCTGCCGTGATTAATACTCCAGGATCAAATTTTAGACGTCACTCTTTGCGGTTAAGCGGAGATCAATCGAAAAAACGAATTTCTAGATTCCTTCGTTCAGATTTCTTCGATACACCTTCTGACGAGAGTTCATATGCTAAACATAAGAAAGAAAAGGAAATagaaactcaaaaaatattaaaagaaataagagataagaaaaataaagcaTTAGAAACGGTTACTAGAAGCCCTATTGAAGTGAATGACTCGCAGTTAGCTTCTAAAGATGAATGTTCTACGAGAAAATGTCTGTCTCCAAtgactaatttaatattaaaagatcgCAGTAGATCTAATACGCCATTTTTCCCTAGTTTAGGTAATATAAAGGAAACTAATTTAGACTCTTCAGTTGTGGTAAAACAAACTAAAGACCTTAaagaatgcaatgaagcaaagCATAAGGTTCCTAACTTAGATTCAAAATTAAGCAGGCCTAAAAGTTatccgataaaaaatatcgaaaaataTGACGATACGAATAAAAACGTAGTAACAGATAGTTGTAGAAATGACGATAATGAAATAGAGGATAGAAAAATTGGCAGGGAATCGAAACTAATGCGACCAAAGAGCTATCCTACAAGCAGTCCTTCTCCagaaaaagtttatttgaatcGTAATAACAAAAAAGAGGATGTAAAAACTTCAAATGAAACGACAAATGTTTTAGATGGCAAAACAGATGTAGAAGTAAGCTTTAGCATAACTTTaccaaaaaaatcaaaatcgttAGCAACAAAATCAGATTCACAGACGGAATTGGAATCAACAGGTTCAAAATTGGAAAATAAAATAGGAAACGATTCTttaacattgaaaaaatataaagttattaatttgaaaGACAAAAATGAAAAGTCGGATATATCTGAAGTAAAGGTCGAAAATTGTAATGATGAGTTGAAGACTATCAAAAATGGCACCTTGAGAGACGATGTAAAATTAATGTCACCAGAAAATCAAGTAAATGAGAAAAAACCAGTGATTAAGaagaaaattgttaaaaaagtttcatcaaaatcaaagaCTGATTTAAGCATTTCAGATGTCAATGAATCGAAAAATTCTGGAGATAAAAAGaaggtaattaaaaaagttaaggaaaaagataaaaatgttgACGATACTAATAAAACAACGACTGTTCCAAAAAAGAAATCAGTATTGCAATCGATAGGACATAAGTTGGAAAAATTTGCATCAACTAAATCAAATTCACCAGAAAAAGTTGCTTACAATAGTATTCCACTAAACGATAAAAACAATGATTCTTCCAAACAAAATCGAAATCAACGAGAACACTCCGTACCAGCAAGTGTCGAATCAATTTcagaatcaaatttaattaaaagggcTGTCACAATAAGTAATGTTGCTGCTCTAGAAAATAGTAACCAAAATAAAACAACCGTGTCCAAAGTATTAGgtttattcaaaaaatttgAACCAAAAGAAAAAAGCACTAAATCGGTCATAGAAAAAAATtgcaaagaaaatattaacacaaacaAGGAGTGTATAGTTAAAAACGAGAATGTTGCGAATTCTATTGATTCCGAAGAAAAGCCAAAACGtccaaattcattattattaaatggttTAGGGCGTAAAAGTAGATTTAACAGGTCATCGAGTGAAGATGATAGTGTAACAAAAGTAGAAAATAATGAACAAGtacttaaaaaagaaaatgattccaagaatactttaaaattagatTTCTCTAGGTTGCcaagagtaaaaaaaatagttcctACAAATGCTGTGATAGAACCacaagttataaattattctgaTGTTGAAAAATACGTTGACAAAAATGACGTCTTAGACAAAAATAAACTACTTTTAGATAGTGACTTGAAAGATTATTGCGATACTTTAAAGCGAAGTCGATCTCGAAGTAGatcaatttattcaaattcCGATATTAAGTCTGATACAAGTATAGACGTCAAAAATAAACACGTCGGTAATGACAGCACACATCACGTATCTATTCGTAACCATGAATCAATAAGTCCAGAGAAGGAGGATATAGTTGATAGAATACGAAGAAAAAGTTTTTACTCGAGATTTAACGAAAAGAAACAGAGAAGGAAAAGTAGTTTAGTTGGTCCTGGAGCAACGGAGTACGACCCATTGGCGCGAATACATTCTCATGCAACTGAGTCAAAATATGACGCGTCCCCAACTTCTCCAGGAAATTATGACCTGTCACCGGGTTTATCTGTCGGCTCAGATATATCACCGTCCACAGAACGGTACAGATCTTTACTCAGCGATTTGCCTATTAATACAAGAAGCAATTACAGGTACGATGGAATTAATGACAAAGTCGATTTGTATAGATCACTTGATAGAAAGTATTCGGGAACCAGATCTTATTTGGACTATGATCAACCTTCATCGTACAATTCTAATAGATATTCGAGAACGAAATCATTATTCGAAAGCACTGATCCGACAGAAGATCAATCCTACGGTCTCCCTAGAGATACACTCAAGTACAGCCGAACTAATTCATTATTCTCACCCGGTAGTTATGCTACATATAGGCCAAAAAGAACAAGAAACTCTGCCATAATACTAAAAGAAAGCGAAAAAGAACCTAGTCCTGAAAACATACTCgataaaataagacaaaaaaagATTTCGATCAGTGTTACAAGAAAGCCTGACCCTGAAAAGGAATCAGTACCGAG ATCCAATGTCACATCTAAAAGCGAAGGCGACAGTTCAGAACGCACTCCGAAAATTGACTGA